One Lentibacillus cibarius DNA window includes the following coding sequences:
- a CDS encoding hydrolase yields the protein MLQKEDTVFVLVDVQGKLARTVVDSERVLGQLEKLIRGLQVLDIPIIWLEQYPEGLGETVPELVQYLNGLKPIPKMTFSACKNDTFISKLQSTGRGQALIAGVEAHVCVYQTAMELHTMNYDVHLVKDAVSSRTASDRQIGIQAMEQAGIKGTSVEMALYELMEVAGTDTFKQVLKIIK from the coding sequence TTGTTGCAAAAAGAAGATACGGTATTTGTTCTTGTGGATGTTCAGGGTAAGCTCGCTCGAACTGTGGTGGACAGTGAGCGGGTGCTGGGTCAATTAGAAAAACTGATTAGGGGACTTCAAGTTCTAGACATCCCCATTATTTGGTTGGAGCAATATCCGGAAGGGTTGGGGGAAACGGTCCCGGAGCTAGTTCAATATCTTAATGGCTTAAAACCAATCCCCAAAATGACGTTCAGCGCATGTAAAAACGACACGTTCATAAGCAAGCTCCAATCAACTGGACGCGGCCAGGCACTCATAGCCGGGGTAGAGGCACATGTTTGTGTCTATCAGACGGCAATGGAGCTGCATACGATGAATTATGACGTCCATCTCGTTAAAGATGCTGTGTCATCACGAACTGCTTCCGACAGACAAATCGGCATCCAGGCAATGGAACAGGCCGGTATTAAAGGTACGAGCGTGGAAATGGCGCTATATGAATTAATGGAAGTAGCGGGAACAGATACATTTAAACAAGTGTTGAAGATAATTAAATAG
- a CDS encoding YwhD family protein — protein MSSEQSSNQKKSNQFNIIKDDPNDGHGGYGIGSISLENMSPVIIDPNDDRAFVDMGAMHGRSEVERRVKFQSDRDVVANGKLYWIVWVTVEKGEHGPYFAGVCGSQIIVDRSIKRAFKSMPEHVKHMEKSLKGKVMVQHMDDHSKKLLKDFLANFEGGEMWENASAELKDALPN, from the coding sequence ATGAGTTCTGAGCAATCTTCCAACCAAAAGAAAAGTAATCAGTTCAATATTATTAAAGATGATCCAAATGACGGCCATGGCGGCTATGGCATCGGATCCATCAGTCTGGAAAATATGTCCCCGGTCATCATTGATCCAAATGACGATCGTGCGTTTGTTGACATGGGTGCGATGCATGGGCGCAGTGAAGTGGAGCGCCGTGTCAAATTTCAATCGGACAGAGATGTTGTCGCCAACGGTAAACTGTACTGGATCGTTTGGGTAACGGTTGAAAAAGGAGAGCATGGTCCGTACTTTGCTGGTGTATGCGGCAGTCAAATCATTGTTGACCGTTCCATCAAACGTGCATTTAAATCAATGCCGGAACATGTAAAACATATGGAGAAATCATTGAAGGGCAAAGTTATGGTTCAACATATGGATGACCATTCCAAAAAACTTCTGAAAGACTTTCTTGCTAATTTTGAAGGCGGTGAGATGTGGGAGAATGCTTCCGCAGAATTAAAAGATGCCCTTCCGAATTAG
- the pta gene encoding phosphate acetyltransferase yields MSNLFDEIEGRLKERNKRIVFPEGLDERILTAAEQLAAKGIVTPILLGNEQEISSKAKAAGVDVSQCEWIDPSDDAGFTEMVDAFAERRKGKVTADEAKDILRDENYFGTMLVYMGKADGLVSGAVHSTADTVRPALQIIKTKEGVKKTSGVFIMVRGDEKYVFADCAINMSPDSQDLAEIAVESANTAKLFDVDPRIAMLSFSTKGSAESEETDKVVEALNLAREKNSSLVIDGEFQFDAAFVPDVAAKKAPDSVLKGDANVFIFPSLEAGNIGYKIAQRLGNFEAVGPILQGLNKPVNDLSRGCSAEDVYNLALITATQA; encoded by the coding sequence ATGAGCAATCTTTTTGATGAAATAGAAGGACGACTGAAAGAGAGGAATAAACGGATTGTTTTCCCTGAAGGACTGGACGAAAGGATTTTGACAGCGGCTGAACAGCTTGCTGCTAAAGGAATCGTTACACCTATATTATTGGGAAATGAGCAGGAAATCAGCAGCAAGGCGAAAGCAGCCGGTGTTGATGTATCCCAGTGCGAATGGATAGATCCGAGCGATGATGCAGGTTTTACTGAAATGGTTGACGCGTTTGCCGAACGCCGCAAAGGCAAAGTGACAGCCGACGAGGCAAAAGACATTCTCCGCGATGAAAATTATTTCGGCACGATGCTGGTCTATATGGGCAAAGCGGATGGGCTTGTCAGCGGCGCGGTTCATTCAACTGCTGATACTGTCCGTCCGGCGCTACAGATTATCAAGACGAAAGAAGGCGTTAAGAAAACATCCGGCGTGTTTATCATGGTCCGGGGTGATGAAAAATATGTTTTCGCTGATTGCGCGATTAATATGAGCCCTGACAGCCAGGATTTGGCGGAGATCGCCGTTGAAAGTGCCAATACAGCCAAACTGTTTGATGTAGATCCGCGTATCGCCATGCTCAGTTTTTCCACGAAAGGATCTGCTGAATCGGAGGAAACAGACAAGGTTGTCGAGGCGCTAAATCTGGCGCGAGAGAAAAATTCATCGCTTGTGATTGACGGAGAATTCCAGTTTGACGCGGCCTTTGTTCCGGACGTCGCCGCTAAAAAAGCCCCTGACTCTGTGCTGAAGGGCGATGCGAATGTGTTTATTTTTCCGAGCCTGGAAGCAGGTAATATCGGTTATAAAATCGCACAGCGGCTTGGCAATTTCGAAGCGGTTGGCCCAATCTTGCAAGGGCTGAACAAACCGGTGAATGACCTGTCACGCGGCTGTAGCGCCGAAGATGTGTACAATCTGGCATTGATTACGGCAACGCAGGCATGA
- a CDS encoding DUF1934 domain-containing protein, with the protein MNDNAKQVAIELRTAIADNGEMEYNTVRQMGRYYQQEKMDVLTFNETMDDGSQVSNMITIYNDKVSIKRKGPVAMHQQFRQYRSTENVYQHPHGNIHMETYTKRMNYQRPSLQEAGQLTIDYTVKLNGQEERTHQLTLNVRNKEGSE; encoded by the coding sequence ATGAACGACAATGCGAAACAGGTTGCCATTGAACTACGAACAGCGATTGCTGACAATGGCGAAATGGAGTACAATACGGTAAGGCAAATGGGTCGTTATTATCAACAGGAAAAAATGGATGTGCTGACTTTTAATGAAACAATGGATGACGGATCACAAGTCAGCAACATGATTACCATTTATAACGATAAGGTGAGTATTAAGCGGAAAGGGCCGGTTGCTATGCATCAGCAGTTCCGCCAGTACCGATCAACGGAAAATGTGTATCAGCATCCGCACGGCAATATACATATGGAAACTTATACGAAACGGATGAACTATCAGCGACCGTCATTACAGGAAGCCGGGCAGCTGACGATTGATTATACCGTGAAATTGAACGGACAAGAGGAACGAACGCATCAACTAACCTTAAACGTACGCAATAAGGAGGGCTCCGAATGA
- the hemQ gene encoding hydrogen peroxide-dependent heme synthase, with protein MAAEAVKTLDGWYCLHDMRTVDWTSWKMASSEERDEAIQEFKNLLTKWEEVETAEKGSHVLYNVVGQKADLMFMFLRPTMNELTDIETEFNKSKFAEFLRPAHSYVSVVEISQYGGKTSADDPKVRERLYPILPKWEHMCFYPMDKRREGDENWYALDFKERAKLLYEHSKTGRQYAGEIKQIITGSFGFDDWEWGVTLFAHDVLQLKKIVYEMRFDEVSAKYGEFGAFFVGNHLAKDAIDAYLQV; from the coding sequence ATGGCAGCTGAAGCGGTTAAAACATTGGACGGGTGGTATTGCCTACATGACATGCGTACCGTGGATTGGACTTCTTGGAAAATGGCATCCAGCGAGGAACGTGATGAAGCCATTCAGGAATTCAAAAACTTGCTGACAAAATGGGAAGAAGTCGAAACAGCGGAAAAAGGCAGTCACGTTCTTTACAACGTTGTCGGCCAGAAAGCGGACTTAATGTTCATGTTTTTGCGCCCGACGATGAACGAATTAACGGACATTGAAACAGAATTCAACAAATCAAAATTTGCCGAGTTTCTGCGCCCTGCTCATTCGTATGTTTCCGTTGTTGAAATTTCACAATATGGTGGGAAAACTTCAGCAGATGATCCAAAAGTCCGGGAGCGGCTTTACCCAATATTACCAAAATGGGAGCATATGTGCTTCTACCCGATGGATAAACGGCGTGAGGGAGATGAAAACTGGTACGCGCTTGATTTTAAGGAACGGGCAAAACTACTTTACGAACATTCCAAAACCGGGCGCCAATATGCTGGTGAAATCAAGCAGATTATTACTGGTTCATTTGGTTTTGACGATTGGGAGTGGGGTGTGACCTTATTTGCACACGACGTGCTCCAGCTGAAAAAAATCGTCTATGAAATGCGTTTTGACGAAGTGAGTGCCAAATATGGCGAGTTCGGAGCGTTTTTTGTCGGTAATCATCTTGCCAAGGATGCCATTGACGCCTATTTGCAAGTATAA
- a CDS encoding YwgA family protein produces MLTDHAKLMQFFSEAKEVTGRKKLQKMIYILQKCDFPFEEKYQFHFYGPYSEELSLRTEELCNLGFLTERKEEKSNYFQYHYQITGDGLDFLRQFQMDMPEMTEQIAMLKEKSSRFLELVSTILYFDGLSRDEAVEKVHTVKPKQNYSQSELDEAFRFIRTIRPLQ; encoded by the coding sequence ATGCTGACTGACCACGCCAAGCTGATGCAATTTTTTTCCGAAGCAAAGGAAGTAACCGGACGAAAAAAACTGCAGAAGATGATTTATATATTGCAAAAATGCGACTTTCCATTCGAGGAAAAATACCAGTTTCATTTTTACGGACCGTATTCGGAGGAACTGTCATTAAGGACGGAGGAGCTCTGCAACCTTGGCTTTTTAACCGAACGGAAAGAAGAAAAGAGCAACTATTTTCAGTATCACTACCAGATAACAGGGGATGGACTGGACTTCTTACGTCAGTTCCAGATGGACATGCCGGAAATGACTGAGCAAATCGCCATGCTAAAGGAAAAGAGTTCCCGCTTTCTCGAGCTTGTCTCGACGATTCTTTATTTTGACGGACTGAGCCGTGACGAAGCAGTGGAAAAAGTGCATACGGTCAAACCGAAGCAAAACTACTCACAGTCGGAATTGGACGAGGCGTTCCGGTTTATTAGGACCATCCGCCCGTTGCAGTAG
- a CDS encoding biotin/lipoate A/B protein ligase family protein, translated as MKNWKEVVHHTTFRYLDHTEKNFFHGQAYTALTSFAVDDVLALSAAGTNANPALRLWVHPDTVVLGIPDARLPHLEEGIQLLSNHGYRAIVRNSGGLAVALDTGVLNISLVLPDVRGLSIHDCYEAMVSFIQYMLRDLTDAIEAYEIVGSYCPGDYDLSINGRKFAGISQRRVKDGAAIQIYLDVEGKGRERAELIRDFYDVARKEEETSFDYPEINPSVMASLSELLGIKLTVDDMKQRVLNALEDVSEELVSNDFSEDELVQFEKRYEQMVKRNEKTGMNGQDSRSGRKD; from the coding sequence ATGAAAAACTGGAAAGAAGTCGTGCACCACACGACATTTCGTTACCTTGACCATACTGAAAAGAATTTTTTCCACGGGCAGGCATACACTGCGCTGACGTCGTTTGCTGTCGACGATGTGCTCGCACTTTCTGCTGCCGGTACGAATGCTAATCCGGCGCTCCGGCTCTGGGTGCATCCGGATACGGTTGTGTTAGGCATTCCGGATGCACGCCTACCGCATCTGGAGGAAGGAATCCAGCTATTGTCGAACCACGGTTATCGTGCCATTGTTCGCAATTCCGGTGGGCTGGCGGTTGCCTTGGATACAGGTGTCTTAAACATTTCCCTCGTCCTGCCCGATGTTAGAGGGTTGTCCATCCACGACTGTTACGAGGCGATGGTTAGCTTTATTCAATATATGTTGCGCGACCTCACCGATGCGATCGAAGCATATGAAATTGTCGGATCTTACTGTCCCGGCGACTATGACTTAAGCATTAACGGACGAAAATTTGCCGGCATCTCCCAACGCCGGGTAAAGGACGGGGCTGCTATTCAAATTTATTTGGATGTGGAAGGAAAAGGCCGCGAGCGTGCAGAACTGATTCGGGATTTTTATGATGTGGCAAGGAAAGAAGAAGAAACATCATTTGACTATCCGGAAATTAATCCGAGTGTGATGGCCTCGCTGTCGGAACTGCTCGGCATCAAGCTGACCGTTGACGACATGAAACAACGGGTCCTAAACGCATTGGAAGATGTGAGCGAAGAATTAGTAAGTAATGACTTTTCCGAAGACGAATTAGTACAATTTGAAAAGCGGTATGAGCAGATGGTGAAACGGAACGAGAAAACCGGGATGAATGGACAAGATTCTCGTTCAGGAAGAAAAGACTAA
- a CDS encoding HD domain-containing protein, giving the protein MPYKDEQLHEEKVFKDPVHRYVHVNDRVIWDLIATPEFQRLRRIKQLGTTYLTFHGAEHSRFNHSLGVYEIVRRIITNFEDSPRWDASERLLCLCAALLHDLGHGPFSHSFEKVFKLDHEHFTQQIILGDTQVHRILERVEPGFSQKVADVIDKTYEDQLVVSLISSQIDADRMDYLQRDAYFTGVSYGHFDMERILRVMRPLEDQVVIKSSGMHAVEDYIMSRYQMYWQVYFHPVTRSAEVILSKILHRAKYLYEQDYVFKLKPIHFISFFNESVGLRDYLKLDEAVVTYYFQLWQEEDDPILCDLCERFVNRRLFKYIEFNPNQQMNEWMELHRLFQEVGIDPDYYLEVDSSSDLPYDFYRPGEEEERLPIHLLMPNGSLMELSRNSDIVESISGKKRTDHKLYYPADMLQKLPAEQPAKKRIAELLHLDLRR; this is encoded by the coding sequence ATGCCGTACAAAGATGAACAATTGCATGAGGAAAAAGTTTTCAAAGATCCGGTGCACCGCTATGTTCATGTCAATGACCGGGTGATCTGGGATTTGATTGCTACACCGGAATTTCAGCGCTTAAGACGGATCAAGCAGCTCGGGACAACGTATTTGACGTTTCACGGTGCCGAGCATAGCCGGTTTAATCACTCGCTCGGTGTCTATGAAATCGTTCGGCGGATTATCACGAATTTTGAAGATAGCCCGCGCTGGGACGCGAGCGAACGGCTGCTTTGCCTGTGTGCTGCACTCTTACATGATTTGGGGCACGGCCCGTTCTCTCATTCCTTTGAAAAAGTATTCAAACTGGATCATGAGCATTTCACCCAACAGATTATCCTCGGAGACACGCAAGTTCACCGCATTCTGGAGCGGGTTGAACCCGGATTTTCCCAAAAAGTAGCTGATGTAATTGACAAGACCTATGAGGACCAGCTCGTTGTCAGCCTTATTTCCAGCCAGATTGATGCCGACCGGATGGATTACTTGCAGCGCGATGCGTATTTTACCGGTGTCAGCTACGGGCACTTCGACATGGAGCGTATTTTGCGTGTCATGCGGCCGCTGGAGGATCAGGTTGTTATCAAATCGAGCGGCATGCATGCGGTTGAGGACTATATTATGAGCCGCTATCAGATGTACTGGCAAGTGTATTTTCACCCGGTGACCCGGAGTGCGGAAGTGATTTTGTCAAAAATCCTGCATCGTGCCAAGTATTTGTATGAACAGGATTATGTATTCAAGTTGAAGCCAATTCATTTCATTTCCTTTTTTAATGAATCGGTCGGCCTACGCGATTATCTGAAGTTGGACGAGGCAGTGGTTACCTATTATTTCCAACTTTGGCAGGAAGAGGATGACCCCATTCTGTGTGATTTGTGCGAGCGGTTTGTGAACCGGCGCCTGTTTAAGTACATTGAATTTAACCCGAACCAGCAAATGAATGAGTGGATGGAGCTTCATCGATTGTTCCAAGAGGTGGGCATTGACCCGGATTATTACTTGGAAGTCGACTCCTCATCAGATCTGCCGTACGACTTTTACCGCCCTGGTGAAGAGGAAGAACGCCTGCCGATTCACTTACTGATGCCGAATGGTAGCTTAATGGAGCTGTCCCGCAACTCTGATATCGTTGAGTCCATATCCGGGAAAAAGCGTACGGACCATAAACTGTATTATCCGGCAGACATGCTGCAAAAGCTGCCTGCTGAGCAACCTGCCAAAAAACGGATTGCAGAACTCCTACATCTTGACTTGCGCAGGTGA
- a CDS encoding histidine phosphatase family protein — protein sequence MTTIGFVRHGTTLWNKQGRAQGNSDVPLDAQGIREAEQAAARLCTENWDVIYASDLTRAKQTAEAVARAIGKVELHVDKRIRERDCGRIEGMTEEERTATWGPDWRSLDLGLETRERMVERGMSFLDEVAAKHEGENILIVSHGTFLKQLLTYLIPEIDTQTLLANTSVSCITSGDDGWKLEYLNCTKHLEQIHK from the coding sequence ATGACGACAATTGGTTTTGTCCGGCACGGCACGACACTTTGGAATAAACAAGGACGGGCACAAGGAAACTCCGATGTGCCGCTTGATGCACAAGGCATAAGGGAAGCCGAACAGGCAGCCGCTCGACTTTGCACGGAAAATTGGGACGTCATTTATGCCAGCGACCTAACCAGAGCAAAACAAACCGCCGAGGCCGTTGCACGAGCCATCGGAAAGGTGGAACTTCATGTTGATAAAAGGATTCGGGAACGCGACTGCGGCCGGATTGAAGGAATGACCGAAGAAGAACGCACCGCAACATGGGGACCTGACTGGAGATCGCTTGATTTAGGGCTGGAAACGAGAGAACGCATGGTCGAACGCGGCATGTCATTTCTCGATGAAGTGGCAGCAAAACATGAAGGCGAAAATATTTTAATCGTAAGCCACGGCACCTTTTTAAAACAACTATTAACCTATCTCATACCGGAAATAGATACGCAAACATTGCTAGCCAACACATCAGTAAGCTGTATCACTTCAGGTGACGACGGCTGGAAGCTTGAATATCTTAACTGCACGAAGCACCTAGAACAAATCCATAAATGA
- a CDS encoding transglycosylase domain-containing protein produces the protein MRNLLRLRRGKKGKKRLAYLLPLSILTVGIALIIGVYAVSFLLGPPPLANDQNTIYYGINGNVIGEERGAQNRYWVGLDEMPANLINATLAIEDKRFYEHNGFDLMRIASAVVSDIKSFSLKEGASTLTQQYARNLYLSHEKTWLRKLKEAFYTIRLEMHYSKKEILEGYLNTIYYGHGAYGAEAASRHFFDKPADNLTLAEAAILAGIPKGPAYYSPFNNLENAEQRQDVILDQMLANGYISKQERRLATREKLTFTDAQERERVPVAPYFQDAVLKEAASILNLDSEKVRSGGYEIYTTLDKHMQKQLKQHASDVIRSGSDIQLGAMAMNPDTGGVRALVGGRDYTKSQFNRAMQAKRMPGSSFKPFLYYAALKNGYTPTTMLMSKPTAFRLENGKVYQPSNYNGYYADKPISLAQALALSDNVYAVKTNLYLGPQKLVETARKFGIESKLPAVPSLALGSAAVSVEEMVTGYGMLANGGHRIDSHTVMKIVNKNGKTVFERDNTDGEQVLDQQTAFVLTQLLTGMFDHALDGYMQVTGASVANQLSRTYAGKSGTTNADSWMIGYSPSLAVGVWTGYDDNRQMVKTAEKTYAKNIWASFMEDAHTETAAKQFQEPPGVTGIAIDPDSGKRATPYCEDSRVMYFENGTAPKEYCKLHMPENKQQPEEDNKKDQHDKKGVFKRIVDFLF, from the coding sequence ATGCGGAATTTATTGCGGCTGCGCAGAGGCAAAAAAGGAAAAAAACGGTTAGCTTATCTGCTGCCGCTTTCGATTTTAACGGTGGGGATTGCACTGATCATCGGGGTTTATGCGGTCAGTTTTTTGCTTGGTCCCCCACCGTTGGCCAATGACCAAAACACGATTTATTACGGAATCAATGGGAATGTCATCGGTGAAGAGCGCGGTGCACAAAACCGTTATTGGGTAGGTCTGGATGAGATGCCGGCAAATCTAATCAATGCAACTTTGGCAATTGAGGATAAGCGTTTTTACGAGCATAACGGGTTCGATTTGATGCGGATTGCGAGTGCGGTTGTGTCTGATATCAAAAGTTTTTCCCTGAAAGAGGGGGCGAGCACACTTACCCAGCAATATGCTCGGAATTTGTATTTATCCCATGAAAAAACGTGGCTGCGCAAACTTAAGGAAGCGTTTTACACGATAAGGCTGGAAATGCACTATTCCAAAAAGGAAATTCTCGAGGGATATTTGAACACCATTTATTACGGACATGGCGCATATGGCGCGGAGGCAGCCAGTAGGCACTTTTTTGATAAACCGGCGGATAACCTTACATTGGCAGAGGCCGCGATACTTGCCGGTATTCCAAAAGGGCCTGCCTATTATTCACCATTCAATAACCTGGAAAACGCTGAACAACGGCAGGACGTCATTCTCGATCAGATGCTTGCAAACGGTTATATAAGCAAACAGGAACGGCGTCTTGCCACACGGGAAAAGCTCACCTTTACGGATGCACAAGAACGAGAGCGTGTGCCGGTTGCCCCGTATTTTCAGGATGCGGTGCTCAAAGAAGCGGCATCCATTTTAAATCTTGATTCGGAAAAAGTGCGCTCTGGTGGGTATGAAATTTACACAACACTTGATAAACATATGCAGAAGCAGCTGAAACAACATGCATCCGACGTCATTCGGTCCGGGAGTGATATCCAGCTCGGTGCCATGGCTATGAATCCTGACACAGGCGGCGTCCGTGCACTCGTTGGTGGCCGGGACTATACGAAAAGCCAATTCAACCGGGCAATGCAGGCTAAGCGGATGCCGGGTTCTTCCTTTAAACCATTTTTATACTATGCAGCACTGAAGAACGGCTACACACCCACCACGATGCTCATGAGCAAACCAACTGCATTCAGACTGGAAAACGGCAAAGTCTATCAGCCAAGCAACTACAACGGCTATTATGCCGATAAACCTATTTCACTTGCCCAAGCGCTGGCACTGTCGGATAACGTCTATGCCGTAAAAACCAATCTGTATCTTGGTCCGCAAAAATTGGTTGAAACAGCGCGCAAATTCGGGATTGAGAGTAAGCTGCCGGCGGTTCCCTCTCTAGCGTTGGGCAGTGCTGCGGTATCAGTGGAAGAAATGGTGACCGGCTACGGCATGCTGGCTAATGGCGGCCACCGAATCGATAGCCACACGGTGATGAAGATTGTGAACAAAAACGGAAAGACGGTATTTGAGCGGGACAATACGGATGGAGAGCAAGTGCTTGATCAGCAGACGGCATTTGTGCTGACACAACTTTTGACCGGTATGTTCGATCATGCACTTGATGGCTACATGCAGGTAACCGGAGCTAGTGTTGCTAATCAGCTGAGCAGGACCTATGCCGGTAAGTCAGGAACAACCAATGCAGACAGCTGGATGATCGGCTACAGCCCGTCGCTGGCGGTTGGCGTGTGGACCGGGTATGACGACAATAGGCAAATGGTTAAAACAGCCGAAAAGACCTACGCCAAAAACATATGGGCATCCTTTATGGAAGACGCACATACAGAAACCGCTGCAAAGCAATTTCAGGAACCTCCAGGGGTCACAGGTATTGCGATTGATCCTGACAGTGGCAAGCGAGCAACCCCTTATTGCGAGGATAGCCGGGTAATGTATTTTGAAAATGGAACAGCACCAAAGGAATATTGCAAGCTCCACATGCCAGAAAATAAGCAGCAGCCAGAAGAAGATAATAAAAAAGATCAACACGATAAAAAGGGTGTGTTCAAAAGAATAGTCGACTTTTTGTTTTGA